ACATTCCTGCCAATCGGAACCCAGTAACACAAAGGGGATATCCCAGATAACGCGATCCTCGCGCCCGGAAAGACGCTGCCCCAGTTGCTGCACGTTGGAGACGGTTAGCGGAAGCATGATCCGGTCGACCAGCGGATCGTTGAGCAGATGGCTGTCCCGCATGCGATCCATGGCAACGGTGATCAACCGTTTTTGCGGGCTGACCGGTGATGAGCGGTGCGGTAACAGCGCATGTTTGGCGTTGGCCAGGTGTTGCTGGCGATTTTGACGGTCCGCAGTTCCCAGCTGATCGCACACGGCCTGGTAGAACAGACGACGGACCTCCTTGAGCCGGCTCGGAGGGATGACCACGGGAGGTAGCGGGCCGGTACTCAGGTTGCCAAGCACCAGCTCGTGTTTGCCGCTGCGTTCGAATACAGAGCGCAGGGTATCCGACGATAAAGGGCTGTCACTGGCGGGGAACACCGGCACATCATAGGATTGTTCCAAAACCACGGCTCCGGATCGCCCCGCGAGTGTCAGGGTTTCATCCTGCAGTTCGATGTGCAGATCGATGTGATCCGGGATTTTGCCCGCCTGCTGCAGTTTGCGACGGCAGGCCGCTTCGCTCATGGTGAAGGCCTGTTCGGAAGAGACCTTGAAAACGGCATCGCCGATGCGGAAGGTATCCCGGAAAGTTGACGGCACGGTTACCAGACTGCCGGCCGGTGCGGCCTTGACGTTGCGCCGCCCCAGGCGCAATTCCTTGATGGTAAATGCGGTGCCGGCCTGATCACTTTTCGGCTGGATGCGGATACGGTCGCCGAGGTGCAAGCGGTCGCGGCTTTTAAAGCTGAGGTCGCCGCCGCGCAGGGCGCTGATTTCGCCCAGAAAACGGCCGGTGGCCCCCTTCAGGGAGGGGATGGCGATATCCGTCGGCTTGGGGCCGGGCAGAAAACCCTTGGTCGGCAGGCGTCCGAAAGACTGCTTGAGGCATTCTTTGGCCTGCTTCAGAGCCTGTTTGCGTTGACCGGGAGCGGCATCGAGAGCACGGCGATAAGCCGCCACCACGTTGGCCACGTATTCGGCGCTTTTCATACGCCCTTCGATTTTAAGACTGCCGACGCCGGCCTGTTGCAGTTCGGGCAGCAGGTCGATGACGGATAAATCGTTGGGCGAAAAATAGTAGCCGTATTTCTGCCGGTAGCTGTAACGACGCCGGCAAGGTTGGGCGCAGCGGCCCCGATTGCCGCTTTTGCCTCCCAGCCAGGAGGAAAACAGGCATTGTCCCGAATAACTGAAACACAGGGCGCCATGGATAAAATGCTCAAGCTCCAGGGTGGTCTCCCGGCGGATGGCGGTAATTTCCTCCAGGGTCAGTTCGCGGGCCAGCACCG
This DNA window, taken from Syntrophotalea carbinolica DSM 2380, encodes the following:
- a CDS encoding peptidase U32 family protein gives rise to the protein MPHTSKYPELLAPAGSLEAFFAAMESGADAVYCGLKEFSARAKARNISMTDLEGMLAYAHKLDRRIYVTLNTLIREEELPRLTEILAGLEALGVDAIILQDLSVWKMIRDHFPGLPLHASTQMTVHNAAGIRTLERMGFKRAVLARELTLEEITAIRRETTLELEHFIHGALCFSYSGQCLFSSWLGGKSGNRGRCAQPCRRRYSYRQKYGYYFSPNDLSVIDLLPELQQAGVGSLKIEGRMKSAEYVANVVAAYRRALDAAPGQRKQALKQAKECLKQSFGRLPTKGFLPGPKPTDIAIPSLKGATGRFLGEISALRGGDLSFKSRDRLHLGDRIRIQPKSDQAGTAFTIKELRLGRRNVKAAPAGSLVTVPSTFRDTFRIGDAVFKVSSEQAFTMSEAACRRKLQQAGKIPDHIDLHIELQDETLTLAGRSGAVVLEQSYDVPVFPASDSPLSSDTLRSVFERSGKHELVLGNLSTGPLPPVVIPPSRLKEVRRLFYQAVCDQLGTADRQNRQQHLANAKHALLPHRSSPVSPQKRLITVAMDRMRDSHLLNDPLVDRIMLPLTVSNVQQLGQRLSGREDRVIWDIPFVLLGSDWQECRRAVRILVERGFRTFRLNNLGHFPLFDGLPQLTLLSGWRLFTLNSQAALAWNELGISEATLYLEDDRTNLAALLQRDTGIETNLTVYASVPLITSRIPIRGVRSDSPILSDRNDAYRVTQRGGQTVVSSTTDFSLLGHLPELEHMGCHRFIIDLSHVGPFSAQGKQVLEAVRRGGNISGTSDFNFESGME